In Pan paniscus chromosome 15, NHGRI_mPanPan1-v2.0_pri, whole genome shotgun sequence, the sequence TTAGAGGGCAATGCAGAATTTCTTTCCCATAGGTGAATTCTTTTTTGGCTTAgtacatttatgtatgtatgtatgtatgtatgtatgtatgtatgtatgtatgtttgacagagtctcgctctgtcacccaggctggagtgcagtggcccaatctcggctcactgcaagctccacctcctgggttcacgccgttctcctgcctcagcctcctgagtagctgggactacaggcatgggccaccacgcctggctaattttttctatttttagtagagatggagttttaccgtattagccaggatggtcttggtctcctaacctcgtgatccaccagcctcagcctcccaaagtactgggattacaggcgtgagccaccgcgccaaccCCTATTAGCTAATTTTTAATGACTTATTTTGGGGTAAACAGAATAAGAGGGACTTGGTGGTAGGGAGTAGAAAGGTAAAGTGGATGgttttcactcaacaaatattttattgaatacttataTGTGCTAGGCACTCTTTCAATTGCTATGGTGCATCACTAAATAAAACATACCTGCACTGAGGTTGCTTATGTTCTTGTGAAGAGAGAGAGTAAGTAGATGTTTTAGCAGACTTTGAAAGCACGGGGAAAATACATTTGACCCTCAGAACTCAGCTTCGTTGTCTTTAATAGGAAGAGAGCTGACATGTGTGTAAGCAATGCTGATGTCCTGTGcttgttataattttataatataaattaatcatCAGCTGAATAAGGGCTGTATAACATTGGATAGTTATAAGACTGCAAGTCAAGTTATCCAAAGAATCTCAGTCTTTCAAATTATTCAAATGTAGCTGTGTCTATAGTGGGACTCTATATAAAATCAGAAAGATACTGAACATTTGAATGGAGAATCTAACACTGAGGCAAATGACCTTTAACATGTGAgttatttgtaaaaatgaaaaaaatttcgaGTGCTTCATTGAAATCAAGAAGGAGATGAAGTCTAAAAATCTTTCAGCAAGGAGTGAATGGTCAATGGAAATGAACTATACAAAATCAATTATCTTAAATTTGAAGACGTGTAAGTTACTGATATTCTCCTTAATCAGTATGctgtctttttatctttttaatttagtGACCATGAAGAGTATCCGTAAGAACTTTTATAGGTTCATTTTGACCTTGTTTTCATATCTATTTTCTCCtaaagtcttaattttttttttgagatggagtctcactctgtcgcctaggctggagtgcagaggcactatcttggctcactgcaacctctgcctcccaggttcaagtgattctcatgcctcagcctcccaagtagctgggattacaggtatgccaccatgcctggctaacttttgtatttttagtagagatggggcttcaccatgttggccaggctggtctcgaactcctgacctcaagtgatccacccaccttggcctcccaaagtgttgggactataggcatgagccaccatgcccggccaagccTTAAGTTTTTAGATAACATGTTTTTCTGCCACAGAGATTTTCAAGAAGAAGGAGTACCATCCTTTGttactttctctctctgctaGTAGAGTTTCTCTTTAACCCAGCAACTTCTTTCATTTCCACCTAGAAGGTGGTTGGATGCTAGATGTTGGAGCAAGCCGTTACCAGAGGATAGGAGACAAGGTTTTTCGAATTATTGTAGATCAAACTGGGAACCCAGCTCTGTTGTCATGTTCAAAGAGCAGTAGCTGTGTTTGGACTTCGGAGttagatatttctaagttcaaATCCAAGCTTCACAGGGTGTTCAGATAAAATCtcacagaatgaaagaaacatAGGAAGGATTGGAAGGAATTTGACATGTATCAAATCTAACTATCTTCTACAATGTTTGAGTAAAGCTCTGATTTTTGAGCATCTCTTTGACCTTGTTTTCTTGAGTAGTTGGGGATGAGTCCAGCTTCAATGTCTCTTGCCTTGAGATCTTACCTTTGGAGCTTTTTATATCCCTCAGTTCGGGCAAGATAGAACATCCCATTGTCCAGTTATTTTCTAGTCCTGTGGTATCTGTGGAGTTTCCGGAGCCACATTGGTACTCGGATGTCTGGAGCACGTTCTCACTGTGGAAATTAACCTCGCTTTAGTTCTAGTTCCTAAGGAAGATAACCAAGAGAACACAGGTGGAAGAGGCTTGCATCAAGAAGACTACACTCTATCTTGGAGGTGAACTGTTCACTATTACATACATAACTCAGGAAAACTTAGATACCTCTCTTGTTTCTTTTGGCTTAATGGTGGTAAATAATTTAGGTGTTACTGAGCCCTAGGTTATTCAATTGTTTCTTGTGGTTTCTCTACTCCCATATCTTTGTACATAGTTCCTATGCAGAGAAAACTCTCCACAAATTATCATGTTTTGAGTAGGCTATCTATTGCTTTTTGGAAAATCAGCACCATCCATGTGCCTTAAGAGTGATTTGCACGTGTACTCAGGGGTACAGGGAAGTGAAGGAGGTCAGTtggaagaaatacaaaaaccaaGATCTTCATTAAGAAGAGTTTAAAAATTTTGAAGGAATAGTTGGatctttttctaagaaaaatccTTAAGAGATTTGACAATATGAATTTGGATGGGAAATAAGGAGTGTGCTGTGTACCACTGGATTTAGGACATGAGCGCTGGAGGCCCAGAATGCACACATAACCCTTCTCAGACAACCCTTGAGGCTGTGGTTTGGATATTGAGCCAAGGGTAAAGGCAGACAAAAGCTGACATTTTGAGGGATCAATTTATGAGGTGGAGTAAAACTCTAAGCTGGACTCCGCCAGTGCCCTTTTGAAACCCTGTCTTTTTTCCTAAATGAGGAATCTCAATTCCAGATAGAAAATGAGGAcgaatggctcacgcctgtaatcccagcactttgggaggccgagacaggcagataacaaggtcaggagtttgagaccagcctggccaatatggtgaaaccccatttctactaaaaacataaaaattagctgggcgcgatggtgtgcacctgtaatcccaactacttgggaggttgaggttggagaatcacttgaacccgggaggcggaggttgcagtgagctgagatggtgccactacactccaggctgggcaacagagtgagactccatctaaaaaaaaaaaaaaaagaaaatgaggatgaAACACAGCCTTGGTTGACTGTTCTGCCAGGCAGTATTCTGTGTGGCTTTTGAGCAAGTGCAAGCACATAATTTTCCTATTTGTCATCTTTCTGAATCTCAAGCAAGTGCTTCCTGCCTGGAAGACATTAGTTCACATATTTGACTCACGTATACTCTGAATTTTAAGTGTATTTTGACTCTGCCTCTACAGTGGTTACCACATGCTTATCCATTATTCATTATTGAGTTTTATATGCATTTGTACTTTTCAACTGACCCATATCCATCCATTGGTCATACATGAGCTTTCCCTTGGCTCTGTTCTCCTGGGCCAATTCGGGGCATGGACTTTTAAACTCACCTTCCCATTTTGTCCCAGCCATTCCTCAGTTATCCCCTCAGCTGAAACTTGATTTCTGTGAAAGCACTTAGTCACTGAGTGTGGGGATGGAGGTGACTTGAAAAGCAGGTGCTACATCTCATAATTAAATTATGTAATCCTGGTACTTCAGAATCTCCTGGTCTCTGTTGTTACATTTCCTTATGAACTTCTGAGGGGATTAGGAAGTATTTCAGATCTTCCTTTCCTAGTAggcatatgtttcttttttttttttttttgagatggagtcttgctctgttgcccagactggagtgcagtggtgcgatctcggctcactgcaagctctgcctcctgggttcatgccattctcctacctcagcctcctgagtagctgggactacaggcacctgccaccatgcctggctaattttttgtagttttagtagagacggggtttcaccgtgttagccaggatggtctcaatctcctgacctcgtgatatgcccgccttggcctcccaaagtgctgggattacaggggtgagccactgtacctggccaggcAGGCATACCTTTAAATAATACTACTGATTAAGAGAGGCCTGTGCATGTTTTGTGGCTAATCAGTAGGCAGAActagaataaataagatttacACTTACTGGTCTAGACACCTTACCTTGGGAATTGCAACCTAGGTTTGGGGACTTGACCTTCCAAGTCTGTGGACTGACTTGCAAACTAACCATACTTTTCGGCTTGCTAACCAAGTCTTGATCTGGAAAGTAAGATCTCCCCGAGGACTGTCAGATCTACTTGGGCAATACTTTTCAGTCTGCATtagaatcacattttaaaattccctATGCTTAGGTCCCATCCCAGGTCAATTTAATCAGAATTTCTGGTGATGGAGCCAGAACTATTTAAATAAAAGTCTCCCAAGTGATTCTAAATgaaacaaagttggaaaactaCAGTCTCAAAAGATAAATTGGACTAAACCTCTAGAGTTGAAAACTCACCCAAATTTATTGTACAAGGGTCAAAAAGTGGCTGAGTGCCCCATCTGGGATGGTGAGGCAGATGAGGGGTTGCTGGTTACTAATACTGGCATTCCTTCCTTTCATTGTGAGTTGCTCTTATAACTTGCACCTGCTGCTCTCTAGCAACATGAGCCTGAGGTCCAATGTTAAACTGAGGCATGTGACACCTGTGCTCAGATCAGTGGGCACCCAGGGACCATTAAAGACTTTTCTTTCTTACACTCTTTGCCTTTGTGTTCCTTGGAGAAGAACTTCAAAAGAGCAAGCCCTTCCTCAGGGCCATCATGGTCATCTAAGGTTTAGTACACATTTTAGTAATGACACATTAAAGATaacttaaatatacattttttgaggGATAAATATCAACATGAGGAATAGAGgactcttggccaggtgcggtggctcatacctgtaatcccagcactttgggaggctgaggcaggaggattgctatgggttcaagatcagcctgggccaaTAGTGAGattcctatctctactaaaaaaaaaaaaaaaaaaagaacagaaggctCTTAATTACCTGTTCAAGCTCTTCAGACAATCAAGACCAGTCCTTGTGGAGattaaaaatttcagaaactAAAAGTTTGTTATAGCTTGGTCATCGCTCTCATGAAGCAGCATAACTTGGTCCTCCTAGTGCTCTGTGAATGTGAAAATGAAAAGTCTCTTTGTCTGTGCTTCTGTTGCTGTTGCTGACGTACTCTCCACTTGTCTGGTTTATTGATAATTCACTCTCCAGTATTACACTCCATCCTCTGGAGGGAATGATGGATCCCTTCATCACAAAATGTTTTCTGTATTTGCACTCTTCCATGATTCCCTGCTCATCCCTTAAGACAAACCCTTCTTTAAGTCCCGGATGATAACAAGAGTGATGATTGCAGCACTCTATATTTATTAAGTGTCTACCATGTTTCAGAAACTTCACATTAGTTATCTTATTCAATGCTCTTAATACCttgtattggtccattttcataGTGCTATAAGGAACTagctgagactgtgtaatttatgaagaaaagaggtttaattaattcatagttccacaggcttaacaggaagcatgactgagaggcctcaggaaacttacaatcatggtggaaggtgaaggggaatgacgcatgtcttaccatggtggagcaggagagagagacagtgaagggggaagtgccacacacttttaaaccatcagatctcattagTATCAGTTAGTATcagtcagttttcacactgctacacTTACTACCTAAGACTGtgcaatttatgaagaaaagaggtgtaattgactcacagttccacaagcttaacaagaagcatgactgggaggcctcaagaaacttacaatcatggcggaaggtgaaggggaagcaacacatcttaccatggtggagcaggagagagagagccaaGAGGGAATGCCACAagcttttaaaccatcagatctcatgagaactcacacactatcacaagaacagcaagggggaaatctgccttCATGATtcactcacctcccaccaggcccctcctccagtttgacatgagatttggccaGAGACACAAATGCAAACCATATTATGTCTCCTTTGAAGTAAGTCTTATTGCCcttattatatatgtaaagtaaTCAAGGTTTAGAAAGGATAGTTAATTTTCCCAAGGACACATAGCTGGTTGATGGCAGAACCAAGATTCTTCTAACAGACTCTGAAAGTTGTACTCTTTCCTTTTCAtaccaatatatttttaaaaatgggtagaTATGCTGAAAGTTTATCAGGTTTTATCATTAAAACTTGGGGTCACTGAAGTAAAGCTATCTTTCACTAACTATCTGTAAATTGATAGTCAACTATCCTGGGAAGTTAAGTGACCCGCCACCCTTAATATTTAGCTTGAATCAATTTAATTAGTTCCTTTAGTTTCTTCAGACAAATGGAAGTTATCTTAAAGGGGATGgaatagaggaagaaagaagcagtTGTGCAAAAGGAGGTGGAAATAGGTCTCAGAAAGGATGCTGTTGAAATGAAGGGgcccacttttttttaaatgaaattgctttttaattcagttaagagaataaaagagaTGAAGTATgcagttatattttcttttatacttaccTACATAATTACCTTTACCagcactttttttgtgtgtgtgcatatattcaAACGGTATTGTGTGGTGTCACTTGCTTTctgcctgaagaacttcctttattatttcttgtaaAGCAATCTTCTACTAACAAATTTTTCCCTGCTTTTGTTTATCttcaatgtctttattttgcctttatttaaaaCTAGCCTATTTCTTCCAGAGATTTAAAAGCTCACTTTGTATTTGCTTTCtttaaccttttattttaggtttgggggtacatgtgcaggtttgttacataggtaaactcacataacaggggtttgttgtacacattatttcatcacccaggttaaggccagtacccaatagttatcttttctgctcctctccctccctccactctccaccctcaagtagaccctagtgtctagtgtctgttgttcccttctttgtgttcatgagttctcattatttagctcccacttataagtaagaacatacgatatttggttttccgttcctggtTCCTCCAGCATGGATGGAGCtaaggctattatccttagcaaactaacccaCGAACAGAAACAtacatctcattcttttttatggctgcatagtattccatggtgtttatgtcccacattttctttatccaatctgtcattgataggcattttggttgattctatgtctttgctattgtgaatagtgctgcaatcaaTGAACATTcgcttgcatgtgtctttatggtagaatgatttgtattcctctgggtatatgcccagtaatgggattgctattaaatgtaaatggtaattcttcttttagctctttgaaggatcgccatactgctttccacaatggttgaattaatttacactcccaccaacagtgtatgtgttcccttttctccataacctcaccaacatctattattttttgcctttttcataatagccatacTGGCTCaagtgaggtggtatctcattttggtgttgatttgcatttctttttttttttttttttgagacggagtctcgctctgtcgcccaggctggagtgcagtggcgcgatctcggctcactgcaagctccgcctcccgggttcacgccattctcctgcctcagcctcccgagtagctgggactacaggcgcccgctatcacgcccggctaattttttgtatttttagtagagacggggtttcaccgtgttagccaggatggtctcgatctcctgacctcgtgatccgcccgtctcggcctcccaaagtgctgggattacaggcgtgagccaccgcgcccggccgatttgcatttctttaacgatcagtgatactgagcttttttttgtttgcttgttggatgcatgtgtgtcttcttttgaaaagggtCTGTTCATGTGGGATCCAGTTTTCATACAGCAAACAGAAGCAAGCACAGGTGCAGCCTCATGTTTGTTTACATTGATTCAGAGTTTGAGCTGGTTTCACcggtttgactcacagttttcTTTGTTGAGGCTAGGTGAGTTCCTGCTAACGACTctgtaccacacacacacaaatcactcAGTATCACTCAAGATTAGTTCTGTTTTAATGATGAACTTAGCATTCATACATATAATCCTAAGAGTAGTTATAGTTTGTGGATCAACTCACATAAGACCTTAAGATCTCATGTCTTCTGACAAGAGCAATATGGCACATTGGCTTAAGTGCCGCACAGAAGACTTGCTAGACCAATCAATGTCTTCTAGATTCTATtagaaatgctatttttaaaatgtccagttGGAAATTTTCAATGGCTTGTTTCAAGATTAACAAATTATTGTGGACTCTGTACTGCCTTGCTTGTCGTCTCATACTAtgtgtaacatgtattatatgTATGCATAACATATAATATCCTTCCTGATATTATGGTGTTTCTGTATAGCACAGTGTGATTCTTATATccacattaatatatttttacctttatGAATTTTGAATCTTTCCAtgcatttgtttaaattttactgTTAAAATGGGCCAACATGACACCACACatccaaagaagtgaaaaatatgcCAGCGAATGAAAGAATACATTTACCTTGTTTTTGGTTATTCACCAAGGAAATGTCCATGCTTGCTTTTAGGTTGCCATGTAGTTGAATCTTCTGTCTTCAGTTTCTcttaaatgttctcttttttttttcttttttcaggtgAGACCAGGACAGGTAATGGGCAGAACTGACAATAATTTCTTCAGTTTAAGATACATTTCAAGAGACTTTTGCAGTGCGGTTTAAATTCAGCAacaaatggccgggcgcggtggctcacgcctgtaatcccagtactttgggaggccgaggcgggtggatcacgaggtcaggagatcgagaccatcctggctaacacggtgaaatcccgtctctactaaaaatacaaaaaattagccgggcttgatggcgggcgcctatagtcccagctactcgggaggctgaggcaggagagtggcgtgaacccgggaggcggagcttgcagtgagccgagatcgcgccactgcactccagcctgggcgacagagcgacactccatctcagaaaaaaaaaaaaaaaaaaaaaaaaaaaaaaaaattcagcagcaAATATTGATTTCTGTGTCTGCTCGTAGTTATTAGGCAATAGAGGCAGACAAACACAAATGAATGCCTTATGTCCTTTGAGGGCTCACAATCCATTTGAAGTGGAAAGAgagataaattccttttttttttaggctttttttttttttttttttagatgaagtctggtactgtcacctaggctggagtgcagtggtgcaatctccgctcactgcaacctctacctcctgggttcaagcaattatcctgcctcagcatcccaagtagttgggattacaggtgcctgccactatgcctggctaactttttgtatttttagtagagatggggtttcactatgttggccaggctgatcttgaactcctgacttcgtgatctgcccacctcggcctctcaaagtgctgggattacaggcgtgagccactgcgcccggtaaGAGATAAATTCTTGACTGTAATACATGACAGACTGTGGCAAGGTCTATAGTAAAGAAGCCATGGCAATACCAGGGAAGAGGAGTTAAGTCCTGCCTGGGAAAAACAGATGAGGAAGTATTTAATATGGATCTGAAGGAAGCATAAATTGTCACTTGGTCAATATGGAGAGGGAGGACTTATATTCCAGGCAGAGAAGAGAGCTTGAGCAAAAGAGTACAGGCAAGTATAGAGCATGCTCACGGAACGGCAATAAATCAGTGAGGGTGGGAGAGGGAAGCGGAGGAAATGGCTTAAGAGAACATGTATGTGAAGCCAAGATTGTATTGGACTTTGAATTCCAGATTAAGGAGCCTGGCCTTATTCATTCTACATTCACCGAAGagtcctacagattctgtgtttcaGAGGGTAATTTCGATTGTGGTCTAGATGAGGAAGAACTAGTCAGGAATTAAGGGAGACAGTCTACACTGAATCAGTTTGAGCTGGTTTCATAGTCTTGAGGAGACAGAATCTGATGTGTTAGCACATCACGAGGGTGAGGGacaggaagaaaacacaaataatccAGAATTTTCAAGTTCAAGTGCTTGGAAATATTCATGCCATGCacaagcaaagaaatggaatttagAGGGGTCTAGGATTAGGAGCAAAGACAATGAAATAAGGGGTTATGGAGCCCCCTTTTTACTCTTTTCAAATTTTCTGGCATGATATACTTTCTAAGACATTGACACATTCTCATCCTATTCAACCTTTGGTAAGGCATTTTCTCATCTCACAAGATAGAGGTGATAGAAGTAATGTAACCATTTATTTCTAAAAGATTATGTAAAACAACCTGAACCAGTTTAATTAGGGGAAAAGATTTTGGGTCGAAATAATTCAGAATTTTctgccaaagaaaatgaaaataaattcactttAAATCCTAAGCAGTTTATTGGGCATTTGTCACATGCAGCAGTAGCTGAAGAGAGTGGCAGTGATGATGATGCAGATGTAGTTACTTATTTTCATTCAGTCCCTTGACCTGCTGTTATCCTCTTCAGGGCAGACTTCACTTCCTGGTTCCTCAGTGTGTAGATGAGGGGGTTCAGTAATGGAGTGACAACAGTGTAAAACACAGCCGCTGCCCCATCCAGGGGGCCTTTGGAGCCAGCCCTAAGGTAGATGAAAATACAGGGGACATAGTAGACTGTGACCACGATTAGGTGGGAGCCACAGTTGGAGAAGGCCCGGCGCCTCCCATCAGCAGTGCGTATCCTCAGGATGGCATGGACTATGTTGGCATAGGAGAGCAGAATTAACATGAAGCAACCGGCGGCCACCACCCCGATGTCCACAAAGGTCACAAGCTCATTGACAGTTGTGTCAGCACAGGCCAGTCTCAATACTGCGCGGATGTCACAGATAAAGTAATCCACCTGATTGGGCCCACAGTAGGGCAGGCGGAAGGTCAGGGTGGCCTGGATAGACCCATGCATGGAGCCGGCGACCCAAGCTCCAGCCACAAGGACTGTGCATAACCTCCCATTCATGAGCACTGGGTAGCGCAGGGGCTGACATATTGCCAGGTACCTGTCATAGGCCATCAAGGTGTAGAGGAAGCACTGGGTGCTGCCCAGGAAGTGAAAGAAATACAGTTGAGCCACACAGCCACCAAACGGGATAGCCTTGATGGAAGGAGTAAAATCCAAAATA encodes:
- the LOC117975737 gene encoding olfactory receptor 10G2, which codes for MGKTKNTSLDAVLTDFILLGLSHPPNLRSLLFLVFFIIYILTQLGNLLILLTVWADPKLRARPMYILLGVLSFLDMWLSSVIVPRLILDFTPSIKAIPFGGCVAQLYFFHFLGSTQCFLYTLMAYDRYLAICQPLRYPVLMNGRLCTVLVAGAWVAGSMHGSIQATLTFRLPYCGPNQVDYFICDIRAVLRLACADTTVNELVTFVDIGVVAAGCFMLILLSYANIVHAILRIRTADGRRRAFSNCGSHLIVVTVYYVPCIFIYLRAGSKGPLDGAAAVFYTVVTPLLNPLIYTLRNQEVKSALKRITAGQGTE